One Alnus glutinosa chromosome 3, dhAlnGlut1.1, whole genome shotgun sequence genomic region harbors:
- the LOC133862246 gene encoding uncharacterized protein LOC133862246, translating into MRRLCPNIDREDGLETVLEVPIPEEMFTSMGTNVTLRWQNMLTWMRAQTSDKWSSPVIAGRFNELRFLLYLVGSPLIPLQVQLGHSIHRPVKDCSIEASTAKYIVQQYTAATGGQPALNSVGSMCVTGQVKTRASDFHQGKYESIEVKKCTQEVGGFVLWQKNPDLWCLELVVSGCKVSCGSNGKVSWRHSSNQQTPISKGPPRPLRRFLQGLDPRATANLFIDAMCIGERLINDEDCFILKLETSPAVREAQSGPNYDIIHHTIWGYFSQRSGLLIQFEDSRLLRMKTKGGEDVFWETSTESVMEDYKYVDGVNIAHSGKTHVTVFRYGEQSANHKRELEETWKIEEVDFNIWGLTMESFLPPADC; encoded by the exons ATGAGGAGACTTTGTCCGAATATTGATCGAGAAGATGGCCTCGAGACGGTTCTTGAGGTCCCTATACCAGAAGAAATGTTCACAAGCATGGGGACTAATGTAACATTACGGTGGCAAAACATGCTCACATGGATGAGAGCTCAAACTTCCGACAAATGGTCGTCGCCGGTCATCGCCGGACGCTTTAACGAGCTACGTTTCCTGCTTTACCTTGTTGGATCCCCACTAATCCCCCTTCAGGTCCAACTGGGACACTCGATCCACCGTCCTGTCAAAGATTGTTCTATT GAAGCTTCAACGGCTAAATATATTGTTCAACAGTACACGGCAGCAACGGGAGGGCAACCGGCATTGAACTCAGTGGGAAGCATGTGTGTGACCGGGCAGGTGAAGACTAGAGCATCGGATTTTCACCAAGGGAAGTACGAGAGTATAGAGGTGAAAAAGTGCACCCAGGAGGTTGGCGGATTTGTGCTCTGGCAAAAGAATCCAGACTTGTGGTGCTTGGAGCTTGTTGTGTCCGGCTGCAAGGTGAGCTGTGGAagcaatggaaaggtttcatggCGGCATTCCTCTAATCAACAGACGCCCATTTCAAAAGGTCCACCCAGACCCTTGCGCCGTTTTCTACAG GGATTGGACCCAAGGGCCACAGCCAACTTATTTATAGACGCAATGTGCATTGGAGAGAGACTCATAAATGATGAGGATTGCTTCATACTGAAGCTAGAGACGAGCCCAGCAGTTCGCGAGGCCCAAAGCGGTCCAAACTATGATATAATCCACCACACAATATGGGGCTACTTCAGCCAACGCTCCGGCCTCCTGATTCAGTTCGAGGACTCGAGGCTGCTCAGGATGAAAACCAAAGGGGGCGAGGACGTGTTCTGGGAGACGAGCACAGAGTCGGTGATGGAGGATTATAAATACGTTGATGGTGTAAATATTGCGCACAGCGGCAAGACCCACGTCACGGTTTTCAGATATGGGGAGCAGTCCGCTAACCACAAGAGGGAGCTGGAAGAGACGTGGAAAATCGAAGAGGTGGATTTCAACATATGGGGTTTGACAATGGAGAGCTTTCTGCCTCCTGCTGACTGCtga